A window of the Deltaproteobacteria bacterium genome harbors these coding sequences:
- a CDS encoding CDC48 family AAA ATPase, producing the protein MPAKKAKIETRNHESGSLTLRVAEALPKDVGRGIARIDPDEIERLGLKIGDLVLVRGKRETGVKLLPTFSDYRGKGLIQIDGIVRENAKVGIDEKIRIHSATSSPARSITLKALSPLGVVNRSGETSYLGKLVEGLPVAQGDKIRVTLFGSRTRDFTAIQTTPAGGLVFVTPQTTVRVEGTETKEKGETRSSVAYEDVGGLDREMQRVREMIELPLKSPQIFERLGIDPPKGVLLYGPPGTGKTLIARAVAHESDANFFTVNGPEIVHKFYGESEAHLRSIFEEASRQSPSIIFIDEIDSVAPKRANVQGEVEKRIVATLLSLMDGLKSRGQLIVIGATNMPDLLDPALRRPGRFDREISIGIPDRNGRLRILEIHTRGMPLAEDVSLEKLSDITHGYVGADLEALAREAAMVCLRESMEKGDITLEEVPYEVIETLEVTHPQFMKAMNEVEPSAIREISIESPNVHWSDVGGLEDVKRTLRETVEWPLKFGKLFEKARLKPTKGILLGGSPGTGKTLIAKALATESEVNFISVKGPELVSKWIGESEKGIREVFKKAKAAAPCVLFFDEIDSMAPKRGGGEGDSGVMGRTISQFLTELDGLEELRGVVILGATNRVDLIDPALIRPGRFDHIIHLGLPDEEGREAIFRIHTGGRPLEKGINLRGLSRETEGKSGAEIESICRQAVTLAVRSFIERYGDEANEKSGSLVIRKEHFDEAVSMIGQKAKRES; encoded by the coding sequence ATGCCTGCCAAGAAAGCAAAGATTGAAACAAGGAATCACGAGTCCGGTTCTCTTACGCTACGAGTCGCAGAGGCGCTCCCTAAAGATGTGGGCCGCGGCATTGCCCGAATTGATCCGGACGAGATTGAGAGGCTCGGTCTCAAGATCGGTGACCTCGTTCTGGTTCGTGGCAAGAGGGAGACGGGTGTCAAGTTGTTGCCAACGTTTTCTGATTATCGGGGGAAGGGGTTGATCCAGATTGATGGGATAGTGCGCGAAAACGCAAAGGTCGGGATCGATGAAAAGATAAGGATCCATTCGGCCACCTCTTCCCCCGCCAGATCGATTACGCTGAAGGCCCTTTCCCCCTTAGGCGTTGTCAATCGGTCGGGAGAGACGAGCTATCTGGGAAAGCTCGTTGAGGGACTCCCCGTAGCGCAGGGGGACAAGATTCGAGTGACTCTCTTTGGTTCGCGTACAAGGGACTTTACCGCCATTCAGACCACCCCGGCGGGGGGTCTCGTTTTTGTAACACCGCAGACGACGGTTCGGGTCGAAGGGACGGAGACCAAAGAGAAGGGGGAGACGAGGAGCTCGGTCGCCTATGAGGATGTCGGCGGCCTGGATCGGGAAATGCAACGGGTTCGTGAGATGATCGAACTGCCTCTCAAAAGCCCGCAGATCTTTGAACGACTTGGGATCGACCCGCCGAAGGGGGTTCTTCTTTATGGTCCTCCCGGAACGGGCAAGACGCTTATTGCACGCGCGGTGGCCCATGAATCCGACGCCAATTTCTTTACCGTCAATGGTCCGGAGATTGTCCACAAATTTTATGGCGAGAGTGAGGCACATCTGCGCAGTATCTTTGAGGAGGCGAGCCGGCAATCTCCATCCATTATCTTTATTGACGAGATTGATTCGGTTGCTCCCAAACGGGCGAACGTCCAGGGGGAGGTCGAAAAACGGATTGTTGCGACACTGCTCTCACTCATGGATGGCCTCAAATCTCGCGGGCAATTGATTGTCATCGGTGCGACCAACATGCCGGACCTTCTGGATCCTGCACTTCGACGCCCCGGTCGCTTTGACCGGGAAATCTCGATCGGAATTCCGGATCGGAATGGTCGTCTCAGGATCCTCGAGATCCACACACGCGGGATGCCGCTCGCCGAGGATGTCAGTCTCGAGAAGCTCTCCGACATCACTCATGGTTATGTGGGCGCCGATCTTGAGGCGCTCGCGCGCGAGGCGGCGATGGTCTGTCTTCGGGAATCGATGGAGAAAGGGGATATCACGCTGGAAGAGGTTCCTTATGAGGTGATCGAGACGCTTGAGGTAACACACCCCCAATTCATGAAGGCAATGAACGAAGTGGAGCCGTCTGCCATCCGCGAGATTTCGATTGAATCGCCGAATGTCCACTGGTCTGATGTCGGAGGACTCGAGGATGTGAAAAGAACTTTGAGAGAGACGGTCGAGTGGCCGCTTAAATTTGGGAAGCTCTTCGAAAAGGCAAGGCTTAAACCGACCAAGGGGATCCTGCTCGGAGGTTCTCCCGGGACCGGAAAGACGCTCATCGCCAAGGCACTGGCGACAGAATCGGAGGTCAATTTTATCTCGGTCAAAGGTCCGGAACTCGTTTCCAAATGGATCGGTGAGAGCGAAAAAGGGATCCGCGAGGTGTTCAAAAAGGCGAAGGCAGCCGCCCCGTGTGTCCTCTTCTTTGACGAAATTGATTCGATGGCCCCCAAGCGAGGGGGTGGTGAAGGAGACTCCGGTGTCATGGGCAGGACAATCAGCCAATTCTTGACCGAACTGGATGGACTGGAGGAGCTACGCGGGGTTGTTATCCTCGGTGCGACAAACCGCGTGGACCTCATTGATCCAGCGCTGATTCGTCCCGGCCGTTTCGACCACATCATTCATCTGGGGCTCCCCGATGAGGAGGGGCGTGAGGCGATTTTTCGGATCCATACAGGAGGGCGCCCGCTTGAAAAGGGGATCAACCTGAGGGGACTTTCCCGAGAGACAGAGGGAAAGAGCGGTGCTGAAATTGAATCGATCTGCCGGCAGGCGGTGACACTTGCCGTTCGGAGTTTTATTGAGAGGTACGGTGACGAGGCGAATGAAAAGTCGGGGAGTCTTGTCATTCGCAAAGAACATTTTGACGAGGCGGTTTCGATGATAGGCCAAAAAGCGAAAAGGGAGTCTTAG
- a CDS encoding Hsp20/alpha crystallin family protein, translating into MTKKGARGEGEKGPEIDLEGGARGLLGGFFKGLSSLIDLADKVTEEGGELKKSGEFGVKGQKDMTGVYGFTIRTMAGPGGMPRQVVRPFGDIAKVKSTKMEKPKGPVVEETLEPLTDLFDEKQFIRIVAELPGVAESEIHCEIKGDDVFDLSTVGRKKYSKELLLPAKVDLASLERSYTNGVLEVKVRKK; encoded by the coding sequence ATGACCAAAAAAGGGGCTCGCGGTGAAGGGGAAAAGGGTCCTGAAATCGACCTGGAGGGGGGAGCCAGGGGGCTTCTTGGGGGCTTCTTTAAGGGACTCTCGAGCCTCATCGATCTTGCCGACAAGGTGACGGAAGAAGGGGGAGAGTTAAAAAAGTCCGGCGAGTTTGGCGTCAAGGGGCAAAAGGACATGACCGGTGTCTACGGCTTCACGATTCGGACGATGGCCGGCCCTGGCGGAATGCCGAGACAAGTCGTCCGTCCGTTTGGGGATATCGCCAAGGTGAAAAGCACGAAGATGGAAAAACCGAAGGGGCCTGTGGTGGAAGAGACGCTGGAACCGTTAACGGATCTCTTTGATGAGAAGCAGTTTATAAGGATTGTCGCTGAACTTCCGGGGGTCGCCGAATCGGAGATCCATTGTGAAATAAAGGGGGATGATGTTTTTGATCTCTCGACCGTTGGCAGAAAAAAATATTCAAAGGAACTGCTTCTGCCGGCAAAGGTTGATTTGGCAAGCCTGGAGCGGAGTTATACCAATGGGGTGCTGGAGGTGAAGGTGAGGAAGAAATGA
- the gvpN gene encoding gas vesicle protein GvpN encodes MEDTSITIVKPQAGETFVETPFVKGTIDRSLHYLKAGFPIHFRGISGTGKTTMALRVAELLEKPVVIIHGDEQLTTGDLVGSETGYHVSKLRDNFISSVLKVEEESSKRWVDNRLTVAVQNGYTLIYDEFTRSRPEANNVLLSVLQEGILDIPVNYDEGRSNYIKIHPDFRAIFTSNPEEYAGVHRSQDALRDRMVTLDLEGPDEETESLITSRKSGLPVKEALKIVRVVRHLREHGQYEFAPTIRGCIMIARTAREYGKRIEINFSDPMFKKICFDVLTSETSRIGSKTTSTKVREVVEKAIRQYCRNGRH; translated from the coding sequence ATGGAGGATACGAGCATTACCATTGTAAAACCGCAGGCGGGAGAGACCTTTGTTGAAACTCCGTTTGTCAAAGGGACAATCGATCGCTCCCTGCATTATCTCAAGGCCGGCTTTCCGATCCATTTTCGCGGAATCTCCGGAACCGGGAAGACAACGATGGCGCTCCGGGTGGCAGAGCTCCTGGAGAAACCGGTTGTCATCATACATGGGGATGAACAACTGACAACCGGGGATCTGGTTGGTTCCGAGACCGGTTATCATGTCTCGAAGCTCCGGGACAATTTCATCTCGTCGGTTCTCAAGGTGGAGGAGGAGTCATCGAAGAGGTGGGTTGACAACCGGCTGACCGTCGCTGTCCAGAACGGCTATACCCTGATCTATGATGAATTCACGAGGTCGCGTCCCGAGGCGAACAATGTTCTCCTCTCTGTCCTGCAGGAAGGGATTCTCGATATTCCGGTTAATTATGATGAAGGACGCAGCAATTACATCAAGATTCATCCTGACTTTCGGGCGATCTTCACCTCAAACCCGGAGGAATACGCCGGTGTTCATCGTTCACAGGATGCGTTGCGGGACCGGATGGTAACACTCGATCTTGAAGGTCCGGACGAAGAGACGGAATCGCTTATTACCTCCCGAAAATCTGGATTGCCGGTCAAGGAGGCGTTGAAGATTGTAAGAGTTGTGCGGCACCTGAGGGAGCATGGTCAATATGAATTTGCTCCAACGATCCGGGGTTGCATCATGATTGCCCGGACGGCCAGGGAATACGGAAAAAGAATTGAAATAAACTTCAGCGATCCGATGTTTAAGAAAATCTGCTTTGACGTGTTGACGTCGGAGACATCCAGGATTGGGAGCAAGACGACCTCAACAAAGGTTCGCGAGGTGGTGGAGAAAGCGATTAGACAATACTGCCGGAACGGCCGGCATTGA
- the gvpA gene encoding gas vesicle structural protein GvpA: protein MAVQKSMASSSLAEVIDRVLDKGIVIDAWARLSLVGIEFLSLEARVVVSGVETYLKYAEAIGLTATAAQPA from the coding sequence ATGGCCGTACAAAAATCGATGGCGAGTTCGTCACTCGCGGAAGTCATCGACAGGGTCCTCGACAAGGGGATCGTCATTGATGCCTGGGCACGTCTCTCACTCGTCGGGATTGAGTTTCTATCCCTCGAGGCCAGAGTCGTTGTCTCCGGTGTTGAGACCTATCTGAAGTATGCCGAGGCGATTGGCTTGACAGCGACCGCTGCTCAGCCTGCCTAG